In one Candidatus Binatia bacterium genomic region, the following are encoded:
- a CDS encoding hemerythrin domain-containing protein translates to MAKSDSGRPTASLRAEHATIMSRVQALAERIETLHEQATLDQLSTAREVVDFVRRQIVPHAHAEEYTLYPAADWAAGEGSKLTEPVRFEHVLVSRRCDALEKAIGAGAAPGKLMHLCYGILGLVAAHFVVTEEVILPYLDKAFDGPRFEKEVLTPLRETRKTKR, encoded by the coding sequence ATGGCGAAATCCGATTCCGGCAGGCCCACCGCGTCGCTGCGCGCGGAGCACGCGACGATCATGTCCCGGGTGCAGGCGCTGGCCGAGCGGATCGAAACGCTCCACGAGCAGGCCACGCTGGATCAGCTCTCGACCGCGCGCGAAGTGGTGGATTTCGTCCGCCGCCAGATCGTCCCGCACGCCCATGCCGAGGAGTACACCCTCTACCCGGCGGCGGACTGGGCGGCCGGGGAGGGATCCAAGCTCACCGAGCCGGTCCGCTTCGAGCACGTCCTCGTCTCCCGGCGCTGCGACGCCCTGGAGAAGGCGATCGGCGCGGGCGCGGCCCCGGGGAAGCTGATGCACCTCTGCTACGGGATCCTGGGCCTGGTCGCCGCGCACTTCGTCGTGACGGAGGAGGTGATCCTCCCCTACCTCGACAAGGCCTTCGACGGACCCCGCTTCGAGAAGGAAGTGCTGACCCCCCTCCGGGAGACCCGGAAGACGAAGCGCTGA
- the ribA gene encoding GTP cyclohydrolase II: MRLSQAEIEAILRSEADHCCGGVGEQKICVKIVAIAELPTRFGRFQIAAFWNNRDGKEHVAVMSGRPYGQESVPVRIHSECLTGDALGSLRCDCRDQLEVSLRTIAQLPMGVVLYLRQEGRGIGLLNKIRAYGLQDRGLDTVEANEALGFRDDEREYAIAAHMLQSLKIRSVQLMTNNPRKVSELARYGIVVEGRQPLVIPPNEHNRFYLETKAFKSGHYIDFSGKPHLPEQGETVRVEGMNEGVN, from the coding sequence GTGCGACTCTCCCAGGCCGAAATCGAGGCCATCCTCCGCTCCGAAGCCGATCACTGCTGCGGCGGCGTCGGCGAGCAGAAGATCTGCGTCAAGATCGTGGCCATCGCGGAGCTGCCCACCCGGTTCGGCCGGTTCCAGATCGCCGCGTTCTGGAACAACCGCGACGGCAAGGAGCACGTGGCGGTCATGTCCGGCCGCCCCTACGGCCAGGAGAGCGTCCCCGTCCGGATCCACTCGGAATGCCTGACCGGAGACGCCCTCGGATCGCTCCGCTGCGACTGCCGCGACCAGCTGGAGGTCTCCCTGCGCACCATCGCCCAGCTCCCGATGGGGGTGGTCCTCTACCTCCGCCAGGAAGGGCGCGGGATCGGCCTTTTGAACAAGATCCGGGCGTACGGACTTCAAGATCGCGGCCTGGACACGGTCGAGGCCAACGAGGCGCTCGGCTTCCGGGACGACGAGCGGGAGTACGCCATCGCCGCCCACATGCTCCAGAGCCTCAAGATCCGCTCGGTCCAGCTCATGACCAACAACCCCCGCAAGGTCAGCGAGCTGGCCCGGTACGGCATCGTCGTCGAGGGCCGCCAGCCCCTCGTCATCCCCCCGAACGAGCACAACCGGTTCTACCTCGAGACCAAGGCGTTCAAGTCGGGCCATTACATCGACTTCTCCGGAAAGCCTCATCTCCCCGAGCAGGGAGAAACTGTCCGGGTCGAGGGTATGAACGAGGGGGTGAATTGA
- a CDS encoding VOC family protein, translated as MSVHHFDFTTHDIDAVKRFYVELLGFQTHEHDPQFNYLWVQTGGTSSLGFMPPMPGMGEPTPPKEPTLYFIVEDVDRAYATLSARGVMFEGPPADMPWGHRVVRTIDPEGRPVMLATRKQT; from the coding sequence ATGAGTGTCCACCACTTCGACTTCACGACCCACGACATCGACGCGGTGAAGCGCTTCTACGTGGAGCTGCTCGGCTTCCAGACCCACGAGCACGATCCCCAGTTCAACTACCTGTGGGTGCAGACGGGCGGCACCTCCAGCCTCGGCTTCATGCCTCCCATGCCGGGGATGGGCGAACCGACCCCGCCCAAGGAGCCGACGCTCTACTTCATCGTGGAGGACGTGGACCGCGCGTACGCCACGCTCAGCGCGCGGGGGGTGATGTTCGAAGGACCGCCCGCGGATATGCCGTGGGGCCATCGCGTCGTGCGAACGATCGATCCGGAAGGCCGGCCGGTCATGCTGGCCACCCGGAAGCAGACCTAG
- a CDS encoding hemolysin family protein, with translation MSGFWGHFLTWVQVFAIPLLVLGNAVFVAAEFSLVTVRRTRLEELAANKVPGTHVAQEAVRRVTDMIAATQVGITMTSLGLGWVGEPGLARVLQPWFHWLPEGWGIFAAHGVATAFAFLIITFLHVVVGELAPKGIALRKPDTVAIILAGPLLAFERIFRPFIRVVNWSGNGLLRLLGFKPAAHTGHIHSVDELQLIVEDVSEAGKMSPEQADILTRAFQLPEKKVRDAMLPLAKAVMLEYRMKPQQILYALQDSVHTRFPVYDGEPTRVVGIVNAKDLFAIYATSGLVNLEDAMYPVTWAPADRSTADQLKEFRRARRQMAVVIDEAGIPIGIITLEDIVEELVGDIEDEHDVTGVR, from the coding sequence ATGAGTGGCTTCTGGGGACACTTCCTCACCTGGGTCCAGGTTTTCGCCATCCCGCTGCTCGTCCTGGGGAACGCCGTGTTCGTGGCGGCGGAATTCTCCCTCGTCACGGTGCGGAGGACGCGGCTCGAGGAACTGGCCGCGAACAAGGTCCCCGGCACTCACGTCGCGCAGGAGGCGGTGCGCCGGGTGACCGACATGATCGCCGCGACGCAGGTGGGCATCACGATGACCAGCCTGGGCCTCGGGTGGGTCGGCGAGCCCGGGCTCGCGCGCGTGCTGCAGCCCTGGTTTCACTGGCTCCCGGAGGGGTGGGGGATCTTCGCGGCGCACGGCGTCGCCACCGCGTTCGCCTTCCTGATCATCACGTTTCTCCACGTCGTCGTGGGTGAGCTGGCCCCCAAGGGGATCGCGCTCCGGAAGCCCGACACGGTGGCGATCATCCTCGCCGGCCCGCTCCTCGCGTTCGAGCGCATTTTCCGCCCCTTCATCCGGGTGGTGAACTGGAGCGGCAACGGCCTGCTCCGGCTCCTGGGATTCAAGCCCGCCGCCCACACGGGACACATCCACTCGGTCGACGAGCTGCAGCTGATCGTCGAGGACGTGAGCGAGGCGGGGAAGATGTCGCCCGAGCAGGCCGACATCCTGACGCGCGCGTTCCAGCTTCCCGAGAAGAAGGTGCGCGACGCGATGCTCCCGCTGGCCAAGGCGGTCATGCTCGAGTACCGGATGAAGCCGCAACAGATTCTCTACGCGCTCCAGGACAGCGTGCACACGCGCTTCCCGGTGTACGACGGGGAGCCGACGCGCGTCGTGGGCATCGTGAACGCGAAGGACCTGTTCGCGATCTACGCCACGAGCGGCCTCGTGAATCTCGAAGACGCGATGTATCCCGTCACCTGGGCGCCCGCCGACCGGAGCACGGCCGACCAGCTGAAGGAGTTCCGACGCGCAAGGCGCCAGATGGCCGTGGTGATCGACGAGGCGGGAA
- a CDS encoding thioredoxin-like domain-containing protein, with protein sequence MSANPRAPELPPDFAWLNTDRPLTFARELRGQVVLLDFWTYCCINCMHVLPDLAYLEDKYAREPFLVVGIHSAKFENEGHRPTVRAAINRYEIRHPVIVDQEMRLWSEYTVKSWPTLVLVGADGRIVGAVAGEGNRAALDHAVAEALADARAKGILAEAPLRLEREQSVRAATGLAFPGKVHADLLGQRLFIADSNHNRIVVATLPDAEGRSRLLRTVGSGRVGREDGAAESAAFHHPQGLALMNGGQLIVADTENHLLRSVDLKTWRVSTIAGTGEQSYDRSGGRRGTAQGLNSPWDLAIEGSTCYVAMAGHHQIWRVDLPMALCRAWAGTGRENIVDGPAEAAALAQPSGLALMGNYLYFADSEVSAVRRVDLAAERVETLVGRGLFHFGDEDGAVEQAKLQHPLGVAACNKKILVADTYNHKIKELDPEAGTIRTLLGDGRPGSERDGRVLALFEPGGVHATDDTLYVADTNNHRVVRVALPSLAWTEVVVEGLEPPSVEPRTRALGAAFPADPATLRAGAATGWRVLVTLPEGAHVSDEAPASVRVQRGQEVLLQKTMLGATWPLAFELPAQPPGRADLRVQVSFAYCHEGQGVCIPASPAWSVPVRFEDRGEAEAQLTASLA encoded by the coding sequence GTGAGCGCCAATCCCCGGGCCCCGGAACTACCGCCCGACTTCGCCTGGCTCAACACCGACCGCCCCCTGACCTTCGCGCGGGAGCTGAGGGGCCAGGTGGTGCTGCTCGATTTCTGGACGTACTGCTGCATCAACTGCATGCACGTCCTCCCCGACCTCGCCTACCTCGAGGACAAGTACGCTCGCGAGCCGTTCCTCGTGGTGGGCATTCACAGCGCCAAGTTCGAGAACGAGGGACATCGCCCCACGGTCCGGGCGGCGATCAACCGCTACGAGATCCGCCATCCCGTGATCGTGGACCAGGAGATGCGGCTCTGGAGCGAATACACCGTGAAATCCTGGCCCACCCTGGTCCTCGTCGGCGCGGACGGCCGGATCGTCGGCGCGGTCGCCGGGGAGGGGAACCGGGCGGCCCTGGACCACGCCGTCGCCGAGGCGCTCGCCGACGCCCGCGCGAAGGGGATCCTGGCCGAGGCGCCCCTCCGGCTGGAGCGCGAGCAGTCGGTGCGCGCCGCGACCGGGCTCGCGTTCCCCGGGAAGGTCCATGCCGATCTGCTCGGGCAGCGGCTCTTCATCGCCGACTCGAATCACAATCGGATCGTGGTCGCGACGCTTCCCGACGCCGAGGGCCGGTCGCGGCTCTTGCGCACCGTGGGATCGGGGCGCGTGGGCCGCGAGGATGGCGCGGCCGAGAGCGCGGCGTTCCACCACCCGCAGGGGCTGGCCCTGATGAACGGCGGGCAGCTGATCGTGGCCGACACCGAGAACCATCTGCTCCGGTCGGTCGACCTGAAGACCTGGCGCGTGAGCACCATCGCCGGCACGGGGGAGCAGTCGTACGACCGTTCGGGCGGCAGGCGCGGCACGGCGCAGGGACTCAACTCTCCCTGGGATCTCGCGATCGAGGGGAGCACCTGCTACGTCGCGATGGCGGGCCATCACCAGATCTGGCGCGTGGACCTGCCGATGGCGCTCTGCCGCGCCTGGGCCGGGACCGGGCGCGAGAACATCGTGGACGGACCTGCCGAAGCCGCCGCTCTGGCCCAGCCCTCCGGGCTGGCGCTCATGGGGAACTACCTCTACTTCGCCGACTCCGAAGTGAGCGCGGTGCGCCGCGTGGACCTGGCCGCCGAGCGGGTGGAGACGCTGGTGGGCCGCGGGCTCTTCCACTTCGGCGACGAGGACGGCGCGGTCGAGCAGGCCAAGCTGCAGCACCCGCTGGGCGTGGCCGCATGCAACAAGAAGATCCTGGTGGCCGACACCTACAATCACAAGATCAAGGAGCTGGACCCCGAGGCCGGGACGATCCGCACCCTTCTCGGGGACGGCAGGCCCGGGAGCGAGCGCGACGGACGGGTCCTCGCCCTCTTCGAGCCGGGCGGCGTCCATGCCACCGACGACACGCTGTACGTGGCGGATACGAACAACCACCGCGTGGTGCGCGTCGCGCTGCCGTCCCTGGCCTGGACGGAGGTGGTCGTCGAGGGGCTGGAGCCGCCGTCGGTGGAGCCGCGGACCCGCGCCCTGGGCGCGGCATTCCCGGCGGATCCCGCGACGCTGCGGGCCGGCGCCGCCACCGGATGGCGCGTCCTCGTGACGCTCCCCGAGGGGGCGCACGTGAGCGACGAGGCTCCGGCCAGCGTCCGGGTGCAGCGCGGGCAGGAGGTCCTGCTCCAGAAGACGATGCTCGGCGCCACCTGGCCGCTCGCGTTCGAGCTTCCCGCGCAGCCGCCCGGCCGCGCCGACCTGCGCGTTCAGGTTTCCTTCGCCTATTGCCACGAAGGGCAGGGCGTCTGCATCCCCGCCAGTCCCGCCTGGAGCGTTCCCGTCCGCTTCGAGGACCGGGGTGAGGCGGAAGCCCAGCTCACCGCGTCGTTAGCCTAG
- a CDS encoding M3 family metallopeptidase yields MPFPRSLRLAVRALSGTALALSLAAATAPRPAAGAGNPPLFYSDRPDAATFRTQCEAELGNAQEALDRTVAVKGAHTVENTLAPYNEMMLHADNAAYMAGLMETVHPDSTFRTAAEAMTQKAQKFLSDASLNRGLYEAVRAVDVKKADPDTRFLVERTLRDFRRAGVDKDDATRARIAALRDQLVLIGQDFDRNIRNDSRTITVGSAADLDGLPEDFIQSHKPGPDGKITISIEYPDRFPVMKYAKSEDVRRRLTLESRNRAYPQNMAVLDSLLAKRYELARLLGYKTWADYITEDKMIRTPKRASAFLDKVSTLVADQSKREYEVYLKRKREDDPKAAAVQNWEVSYYGNLIRKRDYDFDAQTARPYFAFDRVKQGVLDVTSRIFGVTYKRIDNAVVWDPSVEAYEVYEGDRLLGRFFFDLHPRPGKFNHAAQFTIRQGCSGIQLPEAALVCNLPGGKAGDPGLMEHADVVTFFHEFGHLLHTIFGGGQRWEPLAGISTEWDFVEAPSQMLEEWAWYPSSLQTFAKHYQTGEPIPAAMVDKMRRADAFGRGIDRGYQAYFSEVSLHLYDRSPAQVNSDSVVAQAERAIIPFPPVPNTHMQCSFGHLDGYSAIYYTYLWSQVIAKDLFTRFDREHLLDPAVPTSYRKTVLTPGGSKPAEALVRDFLKRDFNTKAFDAYVREAMD; encoded by the coding sequence GTGCCCTTCCCACGCTCCCTTCGCCTCGCCGTCCGCGCTCTGTCCGGCACGGCGCTGGCGCTCTCCCTGGCCGCGGCGACCGCGCCTCGACCGGCCGCGGGCGCCGGCAACCCGCCGCTCTTCTACAGCGACCGGCCCGACGCGGCCACCTTCCGGACCCAGTGCGAAGCGGAGCTCGGAAACGCCCAGGAGGCGCTGGACCGCACCGTCGCCGTGAAAGGCGCGCACACGGTGGAGAACACGCTCGCCCCCTACAACGAGATGATGCTCCATGCGGACAACGCCGCCTACATGGCGGGCCTCATGGAAACGGTCCACCCCGATTCGACGTTCCGGACCGCCGCCGAGGCGATGACTCAGAAGGCGCAGAAGTTCCTGAGCGACGCGTCGCTGAACCGCGGCCTCTACGAGGCCGTGCGCGCGGTGGACGTGAAGAAGGCCGACCCCGACACCCGGTTCCTGGTGGAGCGCACCCTGCGCGACTTCCGCCGCGCCGGCGTGGACAAGGACGACGCCACGCGCGCCCGCATCGCCGCCCTCCGCGACCAGCTCGTGCTGATCGGCCAGGATTTCGACCGGAACATCCGGAACGACTCGCGAACGATCACGGTCGGGAGCGCCGCGGACCTCGACGGCCTCCCCGAGGATTTCATCCAGTCCCACAAGCCGGGCCCGGACGGGAAGATCACGATCTCCATCGAGTACCCCGACCGCTTCCCCGTCATGAAGTACGCAAAGAGCGAGGACGTGCGGCGCCGCCTCACGCTCGAGAGCCGGAATCGCGCCTACCCCCAGAACATGGCCGTCCTGGACAGCCTCCTGGCCAAGCGCTACGAGCTGGCGCGGCTCCTCGGCTACAAGACGTGGGCCGACTACATCACCGAAGACAAGATGATCCGCACGCCCAAGCGGGCGTCCGCGTTCCTGGACAAGGTGAGCACGCTGGTCGCGGATCAGTCGAAGCGGGAGTACGAGGTCTACCTGAAGCGCAAGCGCGAGGACGATCCCAAGGCGGCGGCGGTGCAGAACTGGGAGGTCAGCTACTACGGGAACCTGATCCGGAAGCGCGATTACGACTTCGACGCGCAGACCGCGCGCCCCTACTTCGCGTTCGACCGGGTGAAGCAGGGCGTCCTCGACGTCACCTCGCGGATCTTCGGAGTCACGTACAAGCGGATCGACAACGCGGTCGTGTGGGACCCGAGCGTGGAGGCCTACGAGGTCTACGAGGGAGACCGGCTGCTCGGCCGGTTCTTCTTCGACCTTCACCCGCGGCCCGGCAAATTCAACCACGCCGCGCAGTTCACGATCCGCCAGGGTTGCTCGGGGATCCAGCTGCCGGAGGCCGCCCTGGTCTGCAACCTTCCCGGCGGGAAAGCGGGCGACCCCGGGCTGATGGAGCACGCCGACGTGGTGACCTTCTTCCACGAGTTCGGCCACCTGCTGCATACGATCTTCGGCGGGGGGCAGCGCTGGGAGCCGCTCGCGGGCATCTCCACGGAGTGGGATTTCGTGGAAGCGCCCTCACAGATGCTGGAGGAATGGGCCTGGTACCCGTCCTCCCTGCAGACCTTCGCGAAGCACTACCAGACGGGCGAGCCGATTCCGGCGGCCATGGTCGACAAGATGCGGCGGGCCGACGCTTTCGGCCGCGGGATCGACCGAGGCTACCAGGCCTATTTCTCCGAGGTCTCGCTCCACCTGTACGACCGGTCGCCCGCGCAGGTGAACAGCGATTCGGTGGTGGCGCAGGCGGAGCGCGCGATCATTCCGTTTCCGCCCGTTCCGAACACGCACATGCAGTGCTCGTTCGGGCACCTCGACGGCTACTCCGCCATCTACTACACCTATCTCTGGTCCCAGGTGATCGCGAAGGACCTCTTCACCCGCTTCGACCGGGAGCATCTTCTCGACCCCGCGGTGCCGACGAGCTACCGCAAGACCGTGCTCACGCCCGGCGGCTCGAAACCCGCGGAGGCGCTCGTGCGCGATTTCCTGAAACGGGACTTCAACACGAAAGCGTTCGATGCGTACGTGCGGGAGGCGATGGACTAG
- the tal gene encoding transaldolase produces MKPTAATALHELGQSVWLDNINDGWIQSGELARWIAEGSVYGVTSNPTIFKNAISGDKYTYPDEIRRLASAGQSPESIYEALAVRDITRTADLLAETYRRGTGRDGFVSLEVEPDKANDTQATIEQARHYRQIVNRKNLFVKVPGTEAGVPAIEALIAEGISINVTLLFDRKQVAASAEAYLRGIKKRLDKGQSLEGLHSVASVFVSRLDTSVDKELDAKAAAADAVADRERYLSLRGSAAVANALDVWEDYRERFFGPGFEDLRRRGAQPQWMLWASTGTKNASYSDVKYVEELAGPDSINTMPKETLDAWLEHGVVQGNRLDPRVETARATRRVLADAGIDLAAHCRKLQTEGVALFEKSFIEMMDTIRERSAALQARR; encoded by the coding sequence ATGAAGCCGACCGCCGCCACCGCGCTGCACGAGCTGGGACAAAGCGTCTGGCTCGACAACATCAATGACGGCTGGATCCAGTCGGGCGAGCTCGCCCGGTGGATCGCCGAGGGGTCGGTGTACGGCGTCACCTCCAACCCCACCATCTTCAAGAACGCCATCAGCGGCGACAAGTACACCTACCCCGACGAGATCCGGCGGCTCGCGTCGGCGGGGCAGTCTCCCGAGTCGATCTACGAGGCGCTGGCGGTGCGCGACATCACGCGCACCGCCGATCTGCTCGCCGAGACCTACCGCCGCGGCACGGGGCGCGACGGTTTCGTGAGCCTCGAGGTCGAGCCGGACAAGGCGAACGACACCCAGGCGACGATCGAGCAGGCGCGCCATTACCGGCAGATCGTGAACCGCAAGAACCTCTTCGTGAAGGTGCCGGGCACCGAGGCGGGGGTCCCGGCGATCGAGGCCCTGATCGCCGAGGGAATCAGCATCAACGTCACCCTCCTCTTCGACCGGAAGCAGGTGGCCGCTTCCGCCGAGGCGTATCTCCGCGGCATCAAGAAGCGCCTCGACAAGGGACAGTCGCTCGAGGGACTCCACTCCGTCGCCAGCGTCTTCGTGAGCCGCCTCGACACCTCGGTCGACAAGGAGCTGGACGCGAAGGCCGCGGCGGCGGACGCGGTCGCCGACCGGGAGCGGTACCTTTCCCTGCGCGGGTCGGCCGCCGTCGCGAACGCGCTCGACGTCTGGGAGGATTATCGGGAGCGCTTCTTCGGCCCCGGCTTCGAGGACCTCCGCCGCCGCGGCGCGCAGCCGCAGTGGATGCTCTGGGCCTCCACCGGCACCAAGAACGCGTCCTACTCCGACGTGAAGTACGTCGAGGAGCTGGCCGGGCCCGACTCGATCAACACGATGCCCAAGGAGACCCTCGACGCCTGGCTGGAGCACGGCGTTGTGCAGGGCAACCGCCTCGACCCGCGCGTCGAGACGGCGCGCGCCACGCGCCGCGTGCTGGCCGACGCCGGGATCGATCTCGCGGCCCACTGCCGGAAGCTCCAGACCGAGGGCGTCGCCCTTTTCGAGAAATCCTTCATCGAGATGATGGACACCATCCGCGAACGCTCCGCCGCGCTCCAGGCGCGGCGCTGA
- the gnd gene encoding decarboxylating 6-phosphogluconate dehydrogenase, protein MAAGAAMEIGFVGLGRMGKNMVLRLLRGGHRVVAWDPNAASVAEVAGAGAVGASGMGDLIAQLRDRPRAVWVMVPSGDPTEQVIRDLGQALDRGDIVVDGGNSHYKESVRRGALLRERGVTFVDSGTSGGIWGLENGYCLMVGGEEAACKRLEPVFLTLAPPDGYARMGENGSGHFVKMIHNGIEYGLMEAYAEGFEILSASDYRLDLARIASLWRNGSVVRSWLLDLAADALREDPKLDHVKDYVEDSGEGRWTVVESVERAVPAPVLTLALQARFRSRQSASFAGKMLAALRHKFGGHAVKTT, encoded by the coding sequence ATGGCGGCGGGAGCGGCGATGGAGATCGGATTCGTCGGCCTCGGCCGGATGGGCAAGAACATGGTGCTCCGCCTGCTTCGCGGCGGGCACCGCGTGGTGGCGTGGGACCCCAACGCCGCGAGCGTGGCCGAGGTGGCCGGCGCGGGGGCCGTCGGGGCGTCGGGCATGGGCGACCTGATCGCGCAGCTTCGCGACCGCCCCCGCGCGGTCTGGGTCATGGTCCCCTCGGGCGATCCCACCGAGCAGGTGATCCGCGACCTCGGCCAGGCGCTCGACCGCGGCGACATCGTCGTGGACGGCGGCAATTCCCACTACAAGGAATCGGTGCGGCGGGGCGCGCTCCTGCGCGAGCGGGGCGTGACCTTCGTGGACTCCGGCACCTCGGGGGGCATCTGGGGGCTGGAGAACGGCTACTGCCTGATGGTCGGAGGGGAGGAGGCCGCCTGCAAGCGGCTCGAGCCGGTCTTCCTCACGCTCGCTCCCCCGGACGGGTACGCGCGCATGGGCGAGAACGGCTCGGGGCACTTCGTGAAGATGATCCACAACGGAATCGAGTATGGGCTCATGGAGGCCTACGCGGAGGGCTTCGAGATCCTCTCCGCGTCCGACTACCGCCTCGACCTCGCCCGCATCGCCTCACTCTGGCGGAACGGGAGCGTCGTTCGCTCCTGGCTGCTCGACCTGGCCGCCGACGCGCTCCGCGAGGACCCGAAGCTGGACCACGTGAAGGACTACGTCGAGGATTCCGGAGAGGGGCGCTGGACCGTGGTCGAGTCGGTGGAGCGGGCGGTGCCCGCGCCGGTCCTCACGCTGGCGCTCCAGGCCCGCTTCCGCTCGCGCCAGTCCGCCTCGTTCGCGGGCAAGATGCTGGCCGCGCTGCGCCACAAGTTCGGCGGCCACGCCGTCAAGACGACGTGA
- the rpiB gene encoding ribose 5-phosphate isomerase B encodes MTIAIGADHAGFEQKERVKRILEARGHHVLDMGTNSTESTDYPAYAFKVAEAVRDGAAERGVLSCDSGNGIAIAANKVEGIRAAIAVNRWQAEMARRHNDANVLVLASAVTPKDEEEAILDAWLNAPFDGGRHARRVAQIGEYERTHERR; translated from the coding sequence ATGACCATCGCGATCGGCGCCGACCATGCCGGATTCGAACAGAAAGAGCGCGTGAAGCGGATCCTGGAAGCGCGCGGCCACCACGTGCTCGACATGGGCACGAATTCCACCGAATCGACCGACTACCCGGCGTACGCCTTCAAGGTCGCCGAGGCCGTGCGCGACGGCGCCGCCGAGCGCGGCGTCCTCTCGTGCGATTCCGGAAACGGAATCGCGATCGCGGCCAACAAGGTCGAGGGCATTCGCGCCGCCATCGCCGTCAACCGCTGGCAGGCGGAGATGGCGCGGCGCCACAACGACGCCAACGTGCTCGTCCTCGCCTCGGCGGTGACGCCGAAGGACGAGGAGGAAGCGATCCTCGACGCATGGCTGAACGCGCCGTTCGACGGCGGCCGCCATGCGCGCCGCGTCGCGCAGATCGGCGAGTACGAGCGCACGCACGAGCGCCGCTGA
- the zwf gene encoding glucose-6-phosphate dehydrogenase, which translates to MSPDAGARVSAAPNPLREGSVTLRAAEPCTFVVFGASGDLTHRKLLPALLELTRDRLLHPKTAVVGFARQEKTDQEFRDETAAVAKEHGIADAVWRAFAPSLFYRTGTFESGEDFRALGTFLETLEKERGIPGNRIYYLAAPPPAYPAIFENLGGSGLARPPGNAWTRVIVEKPFGRDLPSARVLNATIHAHFDERQIYRIDHYLGKETVQNILVFRLANGIFEPLWNSRYVNHVQITVAETVGVEARAGYYEKAGVLRDMLQNHMLQLLALTAMEPPSRFDADFVRDEKAKVLRAMEPLTPEQVAKRTVRGQYAAGSVAGEAVPGYRQEPGVDPNSTTETYLAVKLEVDNWRWAGVPFYLRSGKRLGKRATEVAISFRRPPYSLFRSIGCAPIEANVLRLRIQPDEGVSLSFGTKAPGQALQIQPVRMDFNYLTAFGADPPDAYERLLLDCNLGDSTLFAREDEVELAWERVDAIARAWAERGEPPLLPYAAGTWGPREGDALPERDGHRWYRV; encoded by the coding sequence GTGAGCCCCGACGCGGGCGCGCGCGTCTCGGCCGCGCCGAACCCGCTTCGCGAAGGAAGCGTCACGCTCCGCGCGGCGGAGCCCTGCACGTTCGTCGTCTTCGGCGCGAGCGGCGACCTCACGCACCGGAAGCTCCTTCCCGCCCTGCTCGAGCTGACCCGCGACCGCCTGCTCCATCCCAAGACCGCGGTCGTCGGCTTTGCGCGCCAGGAGAAGACCGACCAGGAGTTCCGCGATGAGACGGCCGCAGTGGCCAAGGAGCACGGCATCGCCGACGCGGTCTGGCGCGCCTTCGCCCCGTCCCTCTTCTACCGCACCGGGACGTTCGAGAGCGGCGAGGACTTCCGCGCGCTGGGCACCTTCCTCGAGACGCTGGAGAAGGAGCGCGGCATCCCCGGAAACCGGATCTACTACCTGGCCGCGCCGCCTCCCGCCTACCCCGCCATCTTCGAGAACCTCGGGGGCTCGGGGCTGGCGCGTCCTCCCGGCAACGCCTGGACGCGCGTCATCGTGGAGAAGCCGTTCGGGCGCGATCTCCCTTCCGCGCGGGTACTGAACGCGACGATCCACGCCCACTTCGACGAGCGGCAGATCTACCGGATCGACCACTACCTCGGCAAGGAGACGGTCCAGAACATCCTGGTCTTCCGGCTCGCGAACGGGATCTTCGAGCCGCTCTGGAACAGCCGCTACGTGAACCACGTGCAGATCACCGTCGCCGAGACGGTCGGCGTCGAGGCGCGCGCCGGCTACTACGAGAAGGCCGGCGTGCTTCGCGACATGCTCCAGAACCACATGCTGCAGCTGCTCGCCCTGACGGCGATGGAGCCTCCGTCGCGCTTCGATGCCGACTTCGTGCGCGACGAGAAGGCGAAGGTGCTCCGCGCCATGGAGCCGCTCACCCCCGAGCAGGTGGCGAAGCGCACCGTGCGCGGGCAGTACGCGGCGGGCTCGGTGGCGGGCGAGGCGGTGCCCGGATACCGGCAGGAGCCCGGCGTGGATCCCAACTCCACGACCGAGACCTATCTCGCGGTGAAGCTGGAGGTGGACAACTGGCGCTGGGCGGGGGTGCCTTTCTACCTGCGCTCGGGGAAGCGTCTCGGCAAGCGCGCCACGGAGGTGGCCATCTCCTTCCGCCGTCCGCCCTATTCCCTCTTCCGGTCGATCGGCTGCGCGCCGATCGAGGCCAACGTGCTCCGGCTGCGCATCCAGCCCGACGAGGGGGTGTCGCTCTCCTTCGGGACCAAGGCTCCGGGCCAGGCGCTCCAGATCCAGCCGGTGCGCATGGACTTCAACTACCTCACCGCATTCGGCGCGGATCCGCCGGACGCCTACGAGCGCCTCCTGCTCGACTGCAACCTGGGCGACTCGACCCTCTTCGCGCGCGAGGACGAGGTGGAGCTGGCGTGGGAGCGGGTCGACGCGATCGCGCGCGCGTGGGCAGAGCGGGGCGAGCCGCCCCTCCTTCCCTACGCCGCCGGAACCTGGGGCCCGCGCGAGGGCGACGCGCTCCCCGAGCGGGACGGCCACCGCTGGTATCGCGTGTGA